One Hordeum vulgare subsp. vulgare chromosome 4H, MorexV3_pseudomolecules_assembly, whole genome shotgun sequence DNA window includes the following coding sequences:
- the LOC123448492 gene encoding uncharacterized protein LOC123448492 has translation MLDRTGSAPQAGEGPAGEEDGDGEVLADVDAAEVDELLACFKRVSAHKLLLRIAYVTVGPSAGDEGARYRSMAFFSRCSLRLCPARGGGGAGGAHPTTKVAVVEGFLHLNLDLHVVVVQPLKFKGRRGLGEGTMADGLELGVISTGGLACGSHA, from the exons ATGCTCGACCGCACCGGCTCCGCGCCGCAGGCCGGGGAGGGGCCCGCCGGGGAGGAGGATGGGGACGGGGAGGTGCTCGCCGACGTCGACGCCGCCGAGGTCGACGAGCTGCTCGCCTGCTTCAAGAG GGTTTCTGCTCATAAGCTTTTGCTGCGCATCGCCTATGTCACGGTCGGGCCGAGCGCCGGTGATGAGGGCGCAAGATACAGGAGCATGGCCTTCTTCTCGCGCTGCAGCCTCCGGCTTTGTCctgctcgaggaggaggaggagcaggaggggcGCACCCAACCACTAAGGTGGCCGTTGTCGAGGGCTTCTTACATCTGAACCTCGACCTCCACGTCGTCGTTGTCCAGCCACTCAAGTTCAAG GGAAGGAGAGGTCTCGGCGAGGGCACCATGGCGGATGGTCTGGAGCTCGGCGTCATCTCTACGGGAGGACTGGCTTGTGGAAGTCATGCATGA